A section of the Pseudomonadota bacterium genome encodes:
- the trxB gene encoding thioredoxin-disulfide reductase, translating into MPMYRVAIIGSGPAGHTAAIYAARANLEPLCIEGLVSGGIPGGQLMITTDVENYPGFPEGIGGPELMASFKRQGERFGTRYVTADVERVDFSRRPFRLWAEEQCYEAQAVIVATGARARWLGLDSEAALQNRGVSACATCDGYFFRDQDVAVVGGGDTAMEEATYLAGLCKSVTVIHRRDCLRASSIMQERARKHPKIHFLWNTIVTAVEDPDKGAVTGLALRRTDSGQTSRLPVKGLFVAIGHTPNTELFGEQLELDGQSYIETVPGTTRTSIEGVFACGDVQDRVYRQAVTAAGSGCMAAMEAERWLAAREL; encoded by the coding sequence ATGCCTATGTACCGTGTCGCCATCATCGGTTCCGGCCCTGCTGGCCACACCGCCGCCATCTATGCGGCGAGGGCCAACCTCGAGCCGCTTTGCATCGAAGGGCTTGTCAGCGGCGGAATTCCCGGAGGACAGCTGATGATCACCACCGACGTGGAAAACTATCCAGGTTTTCCAGAAGGCATCGGTGGTCCCGAGCTCATGGCGAGCTTCAAGCGCCAAGGCGAACGCTTCGGCACACGCTATGTGACCGCGGACGTTGAGCGCGTCGATTTCTCCCGCCGGCCTTTCAGGCTTTGGGCGGAAGAGCAATGCTACGAGGCTCAGGCGGTGATCGTCGCCACCGGGGCACGAGCTCGTTGGTTGGGGCTCGACAGCGAAGCGGCCCTTCAGAACCGGGGCGTCAGCGCGTGCGCGACCTGCGACGGCTATTTCTTCAGGGATCAGGACGTGGCGGTCGTCGGAGGCGGAGACACCGCCATGGAGGAAGCGACCTATTTGGCGGGCTTGTGCAAGAGCGTCACGGTCATCCACCGCCGCGATTGCTTGCGAGCCTCGAGCATCATGCAGGAGCGGGCGCGCAAGCATCCCAAGATCCACTTCCTGTGGAACACCATCGTGACCGCCGTCGAGGATCCCGACAAGGGCGCCGTCACCGGCCTTGCTCTAAGGCGCACGGACAGCGGGCAGACGAGCCGCTTGCCGGTAAAGGGCCTGTTCGTTGCGATTGGCCACACGCCGAATACGGAGCTCTTTGGCGAGCAGCTTGAGCTCGATGGACAGTCCTACATCGAGACCGTGCCGGGAACGACACGCACCAGCATCGAAGGGGTATTCGCCTGCGGCGACGTGCAGGACCGCGTTTACCGCCAGGCCGTGACCGCCGCGGGCAGCGGCTGCATGGCGGCGATGGAAGCCGAACGCTGGCTCGCAGCCCGGGAGCTGTAA